In Desulfosporosinus youngiae DSM 17734, the genomic stretch TTGTATAATATCTCACAACCATTCAGCTCCATCCAATCATCCGAATCAACAAACATGAGGAAGTCGCCGATGGCATTATCGATTCCAGTATTTCGTGCTTCGGAAACACCAGCATTTTTCTTCTCGATTACTTTGACGCGGCTATCGAGGGCAGCATACTCTTTATAAATTTTGGCACTGTTATCAGGAGAGCCATCATCAACGATGATAATCTCAATGTCCTTGAAAGTCTGGTTCACCAGACTTTCCAAGCATTCAGCGATATATTTCTCAACATTATATACAGGTACAACAACGCTAATCTTTGGCATAACAATCTCCTTCTATTTTTGCTCGGCCATTTGGCTGTTCTCAAGGCAGTTTTACGATAAATTATCCTTATTTTACACTACTTATTTCATACTTAATGCAATCTTCTATAGTATTCCGGAATGAGTGTCCGGGCTTCCAGTTTAAATCTTGATAAATCATCGCACAGTTCATCCCAGCATTGAGTTGAATGTCGGAAGGTTCTATTATGATGTCGACTTCTGGCTTGTTCATTGCAGCCATACAGCTATTAATTTCCCTTGCCATATCTACAATGTTCATCTGATAATTGTTGCCAAGATTATATTCTTTCTTCCAACTAAAAACATCCACATCAATCAGGCGACATATTGCAGAAGCAGCATCTCTCACATCTAAGAAGGAAAACTTTTGCTCACCACCCACTATCCGGATACTCTTACCCTCTAGTGCATTGTCAACGAATTTCTTCAATACATTATCCGGTATAGTATTACTAGGTCCTATGAGAGAAGCCAACCGGATATTAGTGCAACGACACATCATACTGGGACTGTCTTCTTCAGATTCCATAATCGTCTCTAACAGAATTTCGGACGCGGATTTTGCCAAGGCATATAAATACCCCGGGTTCATCGAAATTGTTTCATCAGGCAGTACACCTTCATCCTGCCCATAAACAGCTTGTGTTGAAATATTAATGATACCTTTTACACCAAGCTTTCGAGCTAATACAAATATTTCTTTTGAGAAGTACAAACTTTCCACTAAGTGGTTTCCTCTTGATTTTCTGCAGAAAGCTGCATGTACTATGATATCAGTTGCTTCTAAGTATTCCGTCTTATTGAATACATCATCATTCGAAACACAAGTAACATCCAAGTCAGCATAATTCTCTTTTGCTTTTGCCGAATCAGAAGTCATAGCAATAATGTTGTACTCTCCGCACTTACAAAGCTGGTGCAGTAATTCCCATGCCAAAAAACCATTGGCACCGGTAACTAGAATCGTTTTCTTTCCTTCCATCATGCCACACTCCCTTCAATACATGCACTCGATAGTTTCATAAACTTTCTGCCGTGGAAACCACCTACCTCGGTTACTATTATCTTCAAATGAGTAATTCATTCAATTTTTCAAATAAATACTACTACCAAAAGTAACCGACCTTACATCCTTATCCTGACAACCTCATACTTCCAACCGATTCAACTGTCACAGCTGCAATTGCTTCAAGCGCATAAGCTCTATTTGTAATTTTTTCATAATTGATGCCTTCTTTAGTCAACTCAACAAGATTTATGGCTCTTCCGTCCCATGAGTACCCCATGAAAGTGCCCCTTCCAATTGAACGCACCTTTGCATTTTTTCTGTTGAATACATACTTTACCAGTTGAATCATCATATAAATATCTGTCTTTGCTCCTACATTCTCCACATACCATACATCATTCTCAAACTGCTCCTGCCAGGTCACCGGATGATCCGAAACTTTTCTCGGAGGACATTCTAACCCCGGTCTAACAGCCAGGCGCATTTTATGCCTTTTGTTATACCTGTGTGTATATTCAGGAACTAGCGGTCTTGGGCCTAATAGGCTCATATCACCTTTAAAAATGCTCCAAAAGTTCAACAACTCATCTAGTGATGTTTTTCTGACGAACTTACCAAATTCCGTAACTCTTTGATCTGGTGGCAATAACTCTCCACGCTCATCGACTGTGTTTCGCATATTCCGAAATTTTATGAGCACAAATATCTTTCCTTCTTTTCCAACTCGCTCTTGTTTAAAAAAGATGGGCCGCCCCACATCAAAATATGTAACAATCCCTATTACAAGGTTAATAGGTAACGTCACAATCAGCGCTAACCCGGAAACAATAATATCTATAATTCGCTTCACATATTTTGAATATATGTTTTCATGGGGTATTACTTCCTCGCAAAGCATATTCACAGCCTCTAGACGTTCTTCCGCCAACTGATCTGCGAGTTTCCACCGCATTTCTTTTGTTAATTCCTCCGCAATCATCTCACATCTCCAGTTTCAAAACATTTTTTTTTCGTTTTTTAGTTAGAATTTCTACAATACTTCAAATAGTCTATTCGGCTCAAACCGCAGGCACATATTTTCACCCTTATCATTTAATACCGTAATTGTTTCATTGAGATATTGCACATCCTTCGCCATCTGTTCTCGGCTTTCGCAAATCATAACGAAGCGAATATGTAGTTGTCTAAGAGTATTGCCATAAGGGGTGTCTGCGCCCTCTGGATAACGACACTCATATTCAATAACACTAGGCGTGCTCACCACGGCTTCTTTTAGTCCACGAATTGCGCCAACCTTGCCACCTTTCGTAGCAAAAGATACTATACCACAGCACTTTCCTTTAAGTAAGGGATCTTCTTTCGCAGAGTCATAGGATTCCACTTTCCCCAACAACGCTTGATCAACTAGTATATCCATAAAATTAATACCATTTAATTTCTCTATAAAACGATAGGGGGCCTCTCCCGCGCAACGCAAACCTGCCTCAAAAATCGAGAATCCATCATTACCGTGCAACCCCTGAATGAACAACACTCCATTCTGGATACCAATCTCTCTGCATAGGTTAAGCATGGACTCATTAACCTGTATCATATATTTTTCAAGAAAAAGTGATGGATAAATTCTCGCAATAGGAATCGTTGTTACCAAACCTTTATTTATAGCTACTGGATATCTATTGTCGATACACGCCAAATATGGTATGCCATTGCAAATAGTATAATGAGCTGTAAACTCATGCCCTTTTATATACTCCTCTAAAATCAATTTCCCAGCAATAGAGTTCTTTATGGCTACTGGCTCTGCATCGCGAAGTTCTTTCTCGGTCTGGCAAATAGAAACACCTGCCGATGTACTACCATCTACCGGCTTTATCACCACCGGATAATGTAGCCTGGCCCAAATATCATCTGGTATCCTCTCTCCAGTATAATAGGTGCGTGGACTTGGAACCCCACATCTATCGCATAAAGCACGAAATTGATCTTTGCTCTCGACCATATCCCATTGTTCTTTTGTGCAGTAAAAAGAAAGTCCGAATTTATCGCTAAGTGTCATAGCGTTGAGAAGATTAAATTCACTGATACCTGCAAGAACTCCATCCACTTTACGTTCTTGAATCAGCGTGCTCAGTGCCCCCAAATCTCCGGTGCTGATTAAAATATGCTCGTCCGCCACCCGCTTTGCGGCAGAATTCTCTGGTGAATAATAATCCGCTACGATAGTGTAGGCTCCATTCGCACGGGCATATGTTACTATGTCTGTAGCACCTACGTTAGAACCTAAAATCAACAACTTCTTACCAGAAAATCTATTACTTTTCATACCTTATTTTGTGTGGCGCAAATTCTTAGCACCACATACTCCTTCTCATATTATACTTTTAGTAACTTCTCTGATGAATGATTAATAGTAATTACTCCTGATCGATGCTGTTTTATCTAACAGTACCTGAGGTTTTATCGGAACTTATAGAGTCATAGGGCCATGTCCTTTTGGATTGTATATTTCATCATATTTACTCTATTTCCATCCATTTTAATGCACAATGACCTTTAACCAGCTATCAGGATTGCTTAGCATCTCTTCTGTTTGTTCCTGTGTGTCAAACTTCAAAACAAGGGTACCTATAGTTTCGTTTGCCCCAGTGAACGCCTTAACCTTCTCACCTTTTTTGACCCAGACATCACATTCTACTACAAATTTCTTACGAAATTCCGGTTCAATCTCAACTATTTCAAAAACACCCTCCTTATTACTATGTAAGATGTACTCAGCACAACAACCTTTATATACAGCTGGAGCTATGCCAGAGATAGGCTCACCAACAGCAGCTCTAACCGCATTTTTTATCAAATCAATACCTGTAGAAAACCTTATCATCTCTGCCAGTCTATTGCCACCACCCCTAGGTGACACTTCCATGATGTATACTTTACCATCTTCACCAACTCTAGTTTCTATGTTATAGATGGTTGTACCCATATTTAACAATTTAGTAAGCCTTTGTAATTCACAGGTTAATTCTCCCTGATGCTCCATCGGCATTGATGACGGCCAGCTATATGCAGCAGGGGTATATGGATTGCTGGCATCTGCATCAAATCGCTGGCTATTAAAAGAAGTAAATACGAGTTCTCCCTCAACAGAAAAGCAATCGGAATCAGATGAATAGCCGCTCTGTTTAATGAATTGCTCAATGATAAATCTACCTGAATGCGAATATTTCAATGCATTCATAATACTCTCTCTTAAATCTACACGATCCTCCACCTTTGTAACTCCTTTACTCCCTGCAGAATCAACAGGTTTGACAATGACTGGCCCGGTAAAAAGTTCACTATCTACACACGCCTCATCTACATCTGTATACTCCTTAAAAAAGGGAACGTTAAAACCATTGTCTCGTAAAAAAGAACGAAACAGGAACTTATCCTGCAAGATGGAAACTGAGTTATATGGACTTGTCGGTAATCCTAACTGTTCTGCAACATACGCAGCGACAACCACACCGGGGTCGGTGGCAAAAGACATTACGCCATTAACTCGCAAATTTCTTGCCAATTCTAGTACAGCTTCTTTATCAATAATGCTGACATAATGATATTCGTCCGCATACTGATGTCCAATATTGTCCGGCAGATAGTCACACGTTATGACATAGTAACCCAATTCATGGGCAGCTTTAATAACTGGAATTACATATCTTGATCCGCCTAGCATTAGAACTTTTTTCATCTCTTATTTCCTTTCATGTTAAAATAAAAATTGAAATATATATCCGACAAGATCCAGAATCGTGACCGCCATTTCTCTGTCCAACCTAAATGAGATGATGGTCATTCTTATCCACCACCTGTTCCACATTCAATGAGTTACTATTAATGCATAGCTTATCAACCATTCTACAAAGTGAATTTGTCATGTTGTACAAACGGCATAATTCCAGCGAATAGTTTTTCTCAACTGAAACAGGGGGTTAATTTTTCCATCTCTGTGGCAATTCATCAAACCCCACAAGGTAACATTAACGCCTGACGGAAAGTTCTCACCACCGACCCAATAAGGTTACTTATTTTCAATGAACTCCTTGATAACTAATATCATCAGTGCATTATGTAATGAAAAATTGTATTATCTACAACAGTCCTTTTCACCGTAAAATAATATCGCAGATTCTATCCACGTCTTCCACAGCCAAATCCGCATACATCGGAAGTGTCAGTACACATTCCGCCGCATGTGATGCTACAAGTACATTAGCATCACCATATGTATCTGCATAGCAGGCGGCTTTATTAACAATGGGGTAAAAGTATTTTCTCGCAAAAATATTGTCCGCTTCCAATTTCGCTTTGATTTCATCTCTTGTCTCTTTATAGCCATCGAAGACGACGGGAAAATATGCATAATTCCACTTGAGATTTGCATCAGGCTTAATCAATTTAATGCCCTTAACCCCATCCAGTCGTTCCATATACCTATCACCAGCGGCTTTGCGTTTTGCAGTTTCCTCATCGAAGTGTCGCAAGTTGCAAATGCCCATCACTGCCTCAAATTCGTTCATCCTGGCATTCGTGCCGATGTAATCAATATCCTCATGACTAGTAAATCCAAAGTTGACCAAGTAGCTCATTGCCTTAAATAAAACTGAATCTTTGTAAGCAACAATTCCACCCTCAATTGTGTGGAATGCCTTTGTTGCATGTGTACTGAACATTGCTGCATCGCCAAAGTTAGCAATCCCAACACCTTTATAAGTAACACCAAAGGCATGTGCAGCATCATAGATAACCTTAATATTATGTTTTCTTGCAATTCTTTCAATTTTCTCTACATCGCATACGAATCCATAAACATGAGTTGCCACGATGGCAACCGTCTTTTCAGTGATAGCCTGCTCAATCAGTTCTGGATTAATTGTGTAGGTATACTCTTCCACATCCACGAAAACTGGTGTCAATCCGTTACGAACAATAGCGTGAGTAGTAGAACAATGTGTATACGGAGTCGTAATGACTTCGCCCTCGAGATATAGTGCATTAAGTGCAACTTCAAGTGCAACATGACCATTTGCAAACAGATAAAGATGCTCCGTCCCTAAATATTCCTTAAGTTTATTTTCAAGCTCAACTGATGCAGCCCCGCGGTTAGACAACCATCTGCTATCCCAAACAGGCTTCAACGCCTGAATGTACTCCTCAAACTCGGGCATGGATGATTTTGTAACATTAATTCTATGTGCATTCATGATTTTTCACCCTTTTGTAATTAAAAATTACAGTCGCTTTCCTTATATAAAGGTGCGCTCTGATCTTTAGCGGACAATATAGGCGTTTCAATGTCCCACTTGACACCTATCAACGGGTCATCAAACCTAACCGTCCGATCAGCTCTCGGGCAATATGTCTCATCAACGTAATACTGTATTTCACTGTATGGCTCACGTGAAATTACACCATGCGCAAATCCCTTGGGTATATATAGTTGCTTTCGGTTTCGTGCGGAAAGCTCCACCATAACCCATTTAAGGTATGTAGGGGAATCTTTCCGAAGATCCACAGCTACATCAGCCACGTGACCTTTCGTACAGCGAACAATTTTAGCCTGTGCATATGGCGCATTTTGAAAATGTAGACCGCGGATCACCCCTACATACTCATTCCTGATGTGGTTTTCCTGTTTTGCTATGAATTCTATCCCTACTTCATGTAAAGCCTTCTCACTGTAGGCTTCATAAAAAAAACCTCGCTGATCTTCAAAGACCTTTGGCGCTAAAATCAAAACCCCAGGTATTTCTGTTTTCTCAACTTCATACATTTCTATTTCTCCTTTAGTGGATTGTCAACAACAAACTGGACAATTATTTTTAGAAACTGCGCCAGTAATTTGCTCTGTGTCCCTTTCCCGCTTCCGTCCAATCCCTCCATCACGATCAGTTTTCCCATAATTTCTGCCTCACTCAGTATTTCTTCAGTCGGCTTTCATACAACTGTTCAAAATAATTCCTGTAGTCACCGGACAGGATATCCTCCCACCACTTCCGATGTTCCAGGTACCAGCTGATTGTCCGCCGGATGCCGTCCTCGAACTTCGTTTCCGGCAGCCAGCCCAGTTCGTCATAGATTTTTGAGGGATTGATGGCATAGCGCATATCATGACCCGGCCGGTCTTCTACATAAATAATCAAACTTTCCGGCTTCCCCAGCTCATGCAGAATGGTTTTGACAACCTCAAGATTGCTGCACTCGTTATGCCCCCCAATATTGTAGACTTCCCCTTTGCGCCCCTTGCGCATCACGAGATCGATTGCCCGGCAGTGATCTTCCACATAAATCCAATCTCGTACATTAACCCCGTTCCCGTAGACCGGAATGGGTTGGTCCGCCAAAGCCCGAATAATCGTTAACGGGATAAGCTTTTCTGGGAAATGGTTCGGTCCGTAGTTGTTACTACATCGGGAAATGCTCACCGGCAACCCATATGTTCTGTGGTAGGCCTGCACTAGTAAGTCAGCCGAGGCTTTAGAAGCTGAATAAGGACTAGATGTATGCAAAGGCGTCTCTTCTGTGAAAAGCAAATCCGGCCGGTCTAACGGCAAATCTCCATAGACTTCATCCGTAGAAATCTGGTGATACCGTCTAATACCATATTTACGACAGGCATCCAACAGCACCCCTGTGCCTATTACATTTGTCCGTAGGAAAACCTCCGGATCTTCAATACTGCGATCCACATGGCTTTCTGCCGCAAAGTTAACCACGATGTCCGGTTTTTCTTCCTCAAATACTCTATAAACCGCATCTCTGTCAGCAATATCTACTTTCACAAAGTGAATATTAGGACTTTTCATTGCTTCTTCCAAAGTTGATAAATTTCCCGCATAGGTCAGCTTATCCATACAAATGATCCGGTCATTCGGATACTCAGCAAGTTGCAGATTAATAAAATTACTTCCGATAAACCCTGCCCCGCCTGTAACAATAATCGTCTGTCCATTATTTACGTCCACTATGCTCTCTCTCCCATTGCTATAGAGCTCAGATACTGGCCGTAAGAAGATTTTCCAAAACGTGCAGCCAATTGGAGTAATTGCTTTCTATCAATCCAGCCCATCCGGTATGCTATCTCCTCAGGTGCCGAAATCTCCACATTCTGTCGTTTCTGCATCATATGCACAAAAGACGATGCTTCTATAAGACTGTCCATCGTTCCCATATCAATCCATGAAAACCCTCTGCCCAGTAGGTGAACATTCAAAGCATTCGCTTTCAGATAGAGATTGTTCAAATCAGTGATTTCAACCTCCCCTCTTTCTGAAGGTTTTACCTGTTTGGCAAACTCCACTACCTGGTTATCATAAAAATATAATCCCGTAACGCAGTAATTGCTTTTCGGTTTCTTTGGCTTTTCCTCAATAGAAATCACTTTATGATTCTCGTCAAATTCCACAACACCAAATCTTTCCGGATCATTTACATAATATCCGAAAATTGAGGCGACTCCATTTTCCGCATCCCTGACGGCTTTCCCCAAAAGGTCGCTGAACCGGGTACCATAAAAAATGTTATCGCCTAGAATAAGAGAGCAGCAGTCACCCTCTAGAAAGTCCTCCCCCAATATAAATGCTTGGGTAATCCCGTCCGGAGAGGGTTGCTCTTTGTACGATATATGTATTCCATACTGATGACCATCGCTCAGCAATTTCTTGAAATTGGGTATATCTTCCTTTGTTGAAATCAGAAGAATATCTTTAATTCCTGCAAGCATCAGCGTTGACAGTGGGTAAAAGATCATCGGTTTGTCATAGATTGGCAATAGCTGTTTGCTTATAACTGTTGTCAACGGATATAATCTTGTTCCTGAACCCCCAGCTAGAATAATTCCTTTCATTTTGAACAACTCCTAAAGTGAATATCTTTTCTCTTCCTGACAGTTGATTAAACATAAATTCATCCATCAAAAGTGAAGAAGAAACCCATGATTGCTTCACATTAACATTACATTCATTAACAATCCTCTTATCCCTATCCAATTTGTTAACAGGACTTTTGTCCTGAGACAAACACACTTAATAGAATTCGTCATAAAATAGTAATGTCCTCCATACAACAACACAAAGAATTTTTACATTATTGCTCTATTTATTTAAATCTTCTCTATGTTTTGGGTAAAACCGACATTTTTCTTCAGGCATTTATCTTCGTAAAAATCCTAGAAGCCCATTTTTTCTCTTATTCCTTACTCTCCGATGAAGAGTATATTCTTTTTCAGCCACTAATTCTTCCCCTATCAAAATAGCTTGAGGATTTTTCAGAGTCACTTCTTGAAACTTCTCCTCCCCTGCGACCTCTTTGAGGTTTTTCAGAGTTTCCAGATAAACAGATTCCTTTTGCGAAGGTCGGTGGGCATCCGAACCTATAAAGTGAACTAAATTCCCACTCAGCATGATTTCGGCCAGTTCCTGAGCTTGAGGACCATACCGCCCCCTAAGGCTTCTCAGATTCAACTGAAAGAAAATCCCCTTTTTAGCCCACTCTAACAGAAGCTCCGGCTGATCTATCAGGCCCTTGTTCCGTTCCGGATGAGCTAGAACCGGAATCAGACCCTCAACCTGGAGATCAAAAAAGACTTTCTCTGTATACTGGGGAATCTCGAGCATAGGTAATTCTAAGAGGAGATACTTGCCGGTATTTCCTAACGTCAGCAGTTTTCCCCCTCCCGCCCATTTGCCCATATCTGGAAAGATATAGTTCTCGGCTCCTGGCAAAATCTCTATGGGGATACTTGCTTCGGTTACACGCTTCCGGACTTGATCGACAGCAGCCAGGATCTCCTCCGGACTTAAGTACTCCCTGCCTTCCAGGACATGAGGGGTGGCGATCAGAGTTTTAAACCCGGCACCTCTCAACTGACCTATAATTTCCAGCGTGTCTTCTATATTTTTGGATCCATCATCCAGGTCAGGAAGAATGTGACTATGTATATCTATCATTTAAACGCTCCTACAACTCAAATATTATGAATTATATGATACATTCGTCAATTATCTTCATATTTCCTTCATAATTTTATATACAAGTTTTCAGTAAGATCATAGTATTATTATAGGCTTTAGTTGGTAATCATTTCAAAATCAAAGTAGCAGCACTTAAGACTTGTTCTAAAATCATGAAGACTCTATTAAATTATACAAAATATTTATCCCGGAGGAAAACTTACAGATTGAATTCTAATATTTAGAAGTGAAAACAAAAAAGCAGTTCTCCCGAAAATCGGATAGAGACTGCTTTTACTTTTAGGGATTCCCGCGGCTTTTGCGTTTCTTCCCGGGATCATCAGAACCGTGATAGTAGTAGTAATAATAATATTCGCTGGTTTTAATATCTGCTTTATTGAGAACAGCCCCCAGAATCTTAGCACCCACTTTGTCCAGCTGATCTTTAGCGCGCAGAGCAAAATCTTTGTTGACCTCTCCCGAGGCCAACACTAAGATAACGCCATCCACTTTCTGGGCAATGATGGCGGCATCTGTCACGGCAATGATCGGTGGAGTATCGATGATCACTACATCAAACTGCCCACTGAGCTCTTCAATCAAATGCTTCATCCGTTTCGACCCTACCAGCTCCGCAGGGTTTGGGGGAATAGGTCCGCCGGGCAGAACACTGACACCCGGAACTTCCGTTTCCTTGATAAAGGCATGGCTGCCTTGATCCTGAACCAGAGAAACGGATAAACCTTCCATATTACTCAGTCCAAAAAGTTTATGCTGAGTTGGGTTGCGCATATCTGCATCGATGAGTAAGACCGACTTACCGGACTGGGCAATACTCACGGCTAAATTAGCCGCAGTGGTGGATTTTCCTTCTCTGGGTCCCGAACTGGTGATCATAATCTTTTTCGTTTTAGAATCCACACTCGTAAACTGAACATTGGTACGCAATGTCCGGTAAGCTTCCGAAATAGGGGATTTTGTTTGTTCATGCGTAATTAATGAATGCGACAAATTAGCTTCACACCCTCTTACCCTTGTTTTCCGATTTCATAATTAGGGATAACCCCAAGTACCGGAATCCCTAAGATATTCTCCACATCTTCTGAGGTCTTCACCGTATTATCCATGAATTCGATGAGGAAGACCAAACCCATCGCGGCCATTAGACCGACGACAAAAGCGATCAGGACATTCAACTTCTTATTCGGCTTCACCGGCTGGTCCGGAATCACCGCCGTATCCACGATGCTGACACTATCAACTTTTTTGATCTCGATCACGGCTTTAGAGAATTCATTGGCCATGGAGTTGGCAATGTCGGCTGCCAATTCCGGGTCTTTATTCAGAACTTGAATTTCCAGGATTTCCGTTGTTTTCACCGGATTAATGGTAATCATCTTGTCAAACTCGGCGACAGTTAAAGGCAAGTCCAAGTTGTTGATCACATTCTGTTCCACGGTACGGCTTTGAGCAATGGCCGCATAGGTTTTGGCCAGCTGCTGGTTGGCCAGGAGCACGCTGTTGTCCAGCATCTGCATTGCCGCCTGTCCCGATTCTGTCGCTTTTTTTCCTACGATCAAGGTCGTCGAAGCTTGATAAACCGGTTTTAAGATAAAAAAACTTACAACTCCGCTGGTCAGAGCTGCGATGAGCGGCAGCACTATCACAATAATCCATCGTTTTCGGAGCATTTCCCAATACTGTCGTAAATCGATTTCTTCTTCCATGAGTACCTCCAAACATGAGTACCTACAAACCAGTGTCGGTAAAACTCGTTAGACATTGTAATATTCGCGATGGTTTTCATATTTCCTTCATACTTTGCTAAATAATGATTTATCAGTTTACTTTTTTGGGAAATATCCCTTGAGTTAGAAAAATTTAATAATTTTTATTGTAAAGGGAGGATAATGCCTGGTCGAATGTCGAATCTTGTTTATCTGCGGAATAATCACCAGTACATATTGGGGAGGAACTAGTGGATGATGAAAATAACCAAACTTGAATTATACATCATTTTAGCTGCTTTTAGCTTAGCACTTCTGGTTATAGGCATATTTTGGGTCTTTAATCGAGGAGAAACTCCCTCTTATTCCTTAAAACAGCCCTCGCCGCCAAACACGGTAAGCATGGACAGTACAACAGATTCTATAGTATCTGACGCAGAAGCAGCAGCGCCAGATCCCCTTATTGTGGCGCAAAACACCATTACTCAGCAAGGACTAGCTAAACTAATTGAGCCGACAACTGTCAAGGCTCTGGTCTTCGGGGATGCAGTGGCAGGAGGCCAAGTGGCTTCCAACGCGAATGAATTGAGCTGGCATGCTTTGATCTCCAAGAAATTAGAGGATAAGTACCCTGGTAATCTCCAGTGGCAATTTAAGACTACTCCAGAAGCCACGATCCAGGATGTTTTAACCTACGTTCCGGAAGTGGCACCAAACACTGATCTTATAATCCTTTGCTTAGGCCGAAACGATTGGACGATTCATACTACTCATGATTTCCAAGAGAAGTATGAACAATTAATCATAGACCTTAAAGCTCAAAGCCCTCAAGGCGACCTCTTTTTAATAGCCGAGCCTCCCGTCAAAAGCATTGACCGGAATAATAAGTCATTCCCTTATCGCCAGATCATTCTCGGTTTAGGCCAAAAGCACCAACTTCCTGTGATTGACGAGTGGTCCGCCTTTATTAGCGACCCCACTCCACTGAACGGGTTATTGGCCGATGGTGTGAATCCCAGCGATAAGGGATATGAGGTTTTTGCTGAGGCGGTGTTAAAGGAATTTGAGGAGAAGTTAGTTAAAGCTCCAAGGTAACCGTTAGATTTCCAACGGTCTTTCCATCGATGATCAGCTTCCCTTGCACTTTTTTGGTTGAGTAGATTGATCTTAGATTCCCCATATTTATTCCTTCTGGGATTTCTGCCCCAATGACTAAATCTCCTATGGTTACAACTTTCTCCCGGTCAGCCCTTAATGAGATATTCTGGGTATCATTCAGCACTTTAAATTGCAGAGTGCAATCCTGATCTACCGTCATGGCAAACCCAAGAACATTAACCGAATCCTGGAGTCCAGACATGTCAATTTTTGCACCATTTTTAAACGTCCCCAAGGAATTAGCGGGGTCCGTGATCACTCGAAGTTTGCTAAGGGTTACGGAAGTCGGTACTGAAGGAGTTGTAGGAGTAGTCGGGGTTGTAGGCGACTGAACGGGCGGAGTCTGGGTCGACCCACCTGAAGTGCTGCCGGCTGGAATTGCTTCTTTTCCGCTTCCGGTAATCACCACAGTATTTCCTTGATTATCAAAATTGGTTACTTTTGCTCCCAGATCGACAGTCAGAGACGCTTTACCATTGGCAATCAGATCTGTGATTACTG encodes the following:
- a CDS encoding NAD-dependent epimerase/dehydratase family protein; translated protein: MMEGKKTILVTGANGFLAWELLHQLCKCGEYNIIAMTSDSAKAKENYADLDVTCVSNDDVFNKTEYLEATDIIVHAAFCRKSRGNHLVESLYFSKEIFVLARKLGVKGIINISTQAVYGQDEGVLPDETISMNPGYLYALAKSASEILLETIMESEEDSPSMMCRCTNIRLASLIGPSNTIPDNVLKKFVDNALEGKSIRIVGGEQKFSFLDVRDAASAICRLIDVDVFSWKKEYNLGNNYQMNIVDMAREINSCMAAMNKPEVDIIIEPSDIQLNAGMNCAMIYQDLNWKPGHSFRNTIEDCIKYEISSVK
- a CDS encoding sugar transferase, translated to MIAEELTKEMRWKLADQLAEERLEAVNMLCEEVIPHENIYSKYVKRIIDIIVSGLALIVTLPINLVIGIVTYFDVGRPIFFKQERVGKEGKIFVLIKFRNMRNTVDERGELLPPDQRVTEFGKFVRKTSLDELLNFWSIFKGDMSLLGPRPLVPEYTHRYNKRHKMRLAVRPGLECPPRKVSDHPVTWQEQFENDVWYVENVGAKTDIYMMIQLVKYVFNRKNAKVRSIGRGTFMGYSWDGRAINLVELTKEGINYEKITNRAYALEAIAAVTVESVGSMRLSG
- a CDS encoding ATP-grasp domain-containing protein; its protein translation is MKSNRFSGKKLLILGSNVGATDIVTYARANGAYTIVADYYSPENSAAKRVADEHILISTGDLGALSTLIQERKVDGVLAGISEFNLLNAMTLSDKFGLSFYCTKEQWDMVESKDQFRALCDRCGVPSPRTYYTGERIPDDIWARLHYPVVIKPVDGSTSAGVSICQTEKELRDAEPVAIKNSIAGKLILEEYIKGHEFTAHYTICNGIPYLACIDNRYPVAINKGLVTTIPIARIYPSLFLEKYMIQVNESMLNLCREIGIQNGVLFIQGLHGNDGFSIFEAGLRCAGEAPYRFIEKLNGINFMDILVDQALLGKVESYDSAKEDPLLKGKCCGIVSFATKGGKVGAIRGLKEAVVSTPSVIEYECRYPEGADTPYGNTLRQLHIRFVMICESREQMAKDVQYLNETITVLNDKGENMCLRFEPNRLFEVL
- a CDS encoding ATP-grasp domain-containing protein, producing MKKVLMLGGSRYVIPVIKAAHELGYYVITCDYLPDNIGHQYADEYHYVSIIDKEAVLELARNLRVNGVMSFATDPGVVVAAYVAEQLGLPTSPYNSVSILQDKFLFRSFLRDNGFNVPFFKEYTDVDEACVDSELFTGPVIVKPVDSAGSKGVTKVEDRVDLRESIMNALKYSHSGRFIIEQFIKQSGYSSDSDCFSVEGELVFTSFNSQRFDADASNPYTPAAYSWPSSMPMEHQGELTCELQRLTKLLNMGTTIYNIETRVGEDGKVYIMEVSPRGGGNRLAEMIRFSTGIDLIKNAVRAAVGEPISGIAPAVYKGCCAEYILHSNKEGVFEIVEIEPEFRKKFVVECDVWVKKGEKVKAFTGANETIGTLVLKFDTQEQTEEMLSNPDSWLKVIVH
- a CDS encoding DegT/DnrJ/EryC1/StrS family aminotransferase, whose translation is MNAHRINVTKSSMPEFEEYIQALKPVWDSRWLSNRGAASVELENKLKEYLGTEHLYLFANGHVALEVALNALYLEGEVITTPYTHCSTTHAIVRNGLTPVFVDVEEYTYTINPELIEQAITEKTVAIVATHVYGFVCDVEKIERIARKHNIKVIYDAAHAFGVTYKGVGIANFGDAAMFSTHATKAFHTIEGGIVAYKDSVLFKAMSYLVNFGFTSHEDIDYIGTNARMNEFEAVMGICNLRHFDEETAKRKAAGDRYMERLDGVKGIKLIKPDANLKWNYAYFPVVFDGYKETRDEIKAKLEADNIFARKYFYPIVNKAACYADTYGDANVLVASHAAECVLTLPMYADLAVEDVDRICDIILR
- the rfbC gene encoding dTDP-4-dehydrorhamnose 3,5-epimerase; translated protein: MYEVEKTEIPGVLILAPKVFEDQRGFFYEAYSEKALHEVGIEFIAKQENHIRNEYVGVIRGLHFQNAPYAQAKIVRCTKGHVADVAVDLRKDSPTYLKWVMVELSARNRKQLYIPKGFAHGVISREPYSEIQYYVDETYCPRADRTVRFDDPLIGVKWDIETPILSAKDQSAPLYKESDCNF